In the Epinephelus fuscoguttatus linkage group LG10, E.fuscoguttatus.final_Chr_v1 genome, TTTGATAGAAATTCTGAACTCACCACAATACTTCAAGAGTTAGTTatgcaaatgaaataaaactgccacacaaacacaaacatatggTTACATTACGCCTGGGTGACAACAGAAAATCTACATGAGAAGAAGTgaataatcacacacacagaagagagAACTTTTCAAAAGTAGGCTGGGGGCTAATCTAACACCAtatagacaaaaaataaaaagacacagaCTTTCAGAAATATGCTGGCATGGCTGTGTTTGCACACTTATGCCGTTGATAATGACTTTGTCCTGATGTTAAAAGGTTCTAAAACTGTCAACTCTAATGACGGGGAATATACAGAAAAAGGACTGTATGGATAAGTGTCTCTGTTTGGGCTTGAGAGAGCATCTTTCCAGAGAAAGAGCTGCAGTATTGGACAcatattttggtttgtttggtttatttggatccccattagcacGGAAAACCAtagctattcttcctggggtccacagcCATCACACATTTTTGTTAGTGtacatacaacatacaacataacATCACATGAcgccacagaaaacaaaagaaatgacatATATGACATATAAAAACATATGATTTGATTTAGGAAGAAAAATCAAATGCCTTTCATATGGTTGTTGTATTGTACATATTATCTAATCAATGCACTTTGAGCTGATCTCCAAGCATTTTGGAAAGTGACACTTTCCATTTCAGCCACAGGGTGGCACAGTGCAGCCCTGATTCATCACAAAGCTCTTCTCACCACATGTAAAGGTGTTATGTGGCCTTCATTTCCGTGGATGGATGTAAAGCTTGGGACTCTAGACACTTTGTAGGATTGATTATTTCTGGACAATTGTCTCcttattttcttcctttttttttatcctatGAAATTATCTTTTGTCCGCTTGCTCTCCATCTTTTTCTCTCACATTGACTTACTTGCTACATATTCATCACATTCTGTAACTACTTCTGCCTTGTCAAACTTTTCCTGTAATTGCTGAGGACTGAATAAAAACTAAACCAGACTTGCCTTCTGTGAGCGGAGTGTAAATAGGGAAACCACTGAGTCCCCAGAGAATTGGATCTATTCACCCCAGAGCTCTTTATCCACTAGAATGTAAAGATAGGCTGAGAATAATTGCTTCACTCATTTAAATGTGTACGTTTCCTTTGAGTCCCTCTCCATTCATGGTCAATCAGCGCTAATAATCCAACATGGACACCACCCAGGCCTTTAAGATGTACTTAATCAATCCCCCTGGCTCTGATTAGCAGAGGAGGGTCAAACGGAGACTGAATAATTAGTCCAGTTTCCCCAGCAGTGTCAATTGGAAGCTTAGAGGGGTCAGCAGGAGCTGTACTGCTTCATAGAGGGGGATCAATAATGCAGCTGGGCTTTACAGTATGTTCAAACAGCAGCTCATGCTAAATACCAAATTGACGCTCATATCTCAGTTTAACTGGATAAGTGTTTGTACTTATTCTATAATTTAACCAATTTTATATCTGACAGCAAAGGGAACTTAGGCCTGAGATATACTTGCTTTTTAACCATGCATTCATGCAGACAACGGGCTGCATTAAATTACTGGATCTGCATCATGTAATCTATAAACATAGTGAGACTTGAGTAGGTTACGACATATGCAGAAAAAGCAACAGCACCATCATTGTAGATGTTACATAAGGCATCTATTTGTTACTGTGCAGTGGCTATAGTCGAGTTTCCTTCCAAATGTAGCACAACTTTAACCAAATTTTCAGAAAATTGGTAAAAGAAAATTTTGAGTTTATGCGCTTTTAACTATTATGTGAATAGTTGTTGGGTGATAAAGATAAGCAGTAGGTGGAGCTAATTCTTGTTTAGGTGCCACTGTGAGACACGTATAGCTGCAGACACATTCCATTTGTAGCGTACACAACACACCCCTACAAACTGTGCCCACCAGTAGTACAATATAAACCCGCCAACGCCATGGTTATTTAAACCCTGCTACAACACCATGTTGTAATGAACAAATAGGGCCAAACAAAGCAATAATCCACTTTATAATTGATTATACATAAAGAAGTGATTCACCTATCAAGAAAAGAGATGTAACCATCCTTTATTTTAACCTAAACTTCACAGTTAGCTTAACACTGACTTAGCATTCTCTTAAGGGTTTCAGCTTCCAGGCCAAGGAGCAAAAGGGGCTGATTTTCAACTGACATGCACATTGTGGTGGGCGAGTCATGTAGCTACTCTAGCTGCAGCTATACCTACTTGGccactgcagaagaagagggTGCAATGAGATAATGTTATCAAAAGAACACCACCCAAACTTCAAAGGAAAACCATGGATATATAATAACACACTGGACAATGGAAATATAGAGTTTTGAGCAACTAATATTACAGGTGTGAGCTCTTGGAAGAGTTCTGGTTATAGCCCTGTGTGCACACATGGACATGTTAAGAGCCACCCAGAGGTGTCAAAGAGAGCTTGCAGTGGCCTGTGCAATAATGGCACAACCacatcatgatgtcatcgtCATCTGCTTCCACTGGACTAAGTTGCATTTACCTTTTATTCATAAACCATCTTTACACTCTACtcagtgtaattttttttcttcacccAAGTTTTCAGTGTTTGCACTTAGTTTTCTTTAATGCGCAAATCAAAAATGCACCTAATGACACATTGAACAGATGTAAGCTAGTCTATTAGCTTGTCTTCAAAACCGTCCGCCATTGTTGTCGCAGCAGACGTGCctactgacctttgaccatggATGTATTATGCCCCTTACCCTGTCACATCAACATCCTGCTCCTACCATTTATGTGGGTGTCTTACTATGCATAGTATTAATTTCTGAGGCCGTGCACAACCAATGCTCCAAACAGATTGCTGATATATGAGGCAGCTGTTATGTGCACCCAAATGTGTTGTTAAAGGCAAGTACATTTgcaacttcaaagagacagcCAGAGTATTAATCCACTGGGAACTGCTGATATAAGTTCTATAGCAGCCCATCAAATAGTTGTTGGGATATTTATGTCTAGACCAACAAAGtggacagactgactgacatggCAATCCATAAAGCCATGCTGACACTGCATTTGCTATTTGCTTAAATGCCCACATCTTTCACACTCCATGCCCCATGTTTGTGACTCAGGCTTTCTGTTAGAAATGCGTAGTCTTCGAGCCCTAATTGAGTTAACTTTGATGACTTCATtagtttcactgtgacatcatcagtttcAGTGTGATTGTAGCTCTGAAGATTCAAACACAAGCTGCATGCAGGGTACACTACTTATGAAgccttttttaatgtgtgtggcATAgatgaggaaaaatatgtgacCTCATGCTGTGTTTGGCTTTTCATGCTGATTAGATAAcatcatactgtgtgtgtgtgtgtgtgtgtgtgtgtgtgtgtgtgtgtgtgtgtgcatgttgtgtgTGGGGGAgtaaaatttgaatttgcacGCTTTGAGCTCCAGTGTGTAGCCTGAATCTAAACGGAAATATATTCAGCATGAGGCTTTGTGGCAAATTAAATGGAAAACCTTGGACATCTCTGACCTGGGGAAGGGAATGTCCTGACTGAAACCATGTTCTGAATATATTATCCATTGACTGAAATGAATGTTTGAAGTGTAAATGATTTGTAATTACTGCTTGAGACCAAAGACGAATCGATGTGTGAGGTGTCCTGTAATGCTCTCTCCTTGAAATCATACTGTACAAAACAATGTAACTGAACAGAACTCAGTTTGTTCTGCacatgcattttgttttatcttaagCCTAATGagcaactaaaaaaaaaatgttgtttccaAGCTCCGGGACATACAGTTATTAATAAGCTGAATATGAAAATAGTAAATTATGTTGTGCTTTTCTGCCATATTTTATCATGCTGGTAATCCATATTCATATTTTCTCTATCTGTTTCCACCAGGTCTGTTCCTCAGGGATGTTTTCTAAGTGTGGAACAGAGAGAATACAACAGCAATCTTTGGGGAAATATCAGACACAGGGCCCTACAGCTTGACTGCATGTTGGGCAGAACCATTTACAAGTGAAAGGCATACAGCTGGATGTGGTTTACACAGAGTAATTGCCTTTGGCTTCTGGGGAATACAGGAATGTATCAGTACTATAATCAATAAAAGTGTACGGGCTGGATGGCAGCAGCTGCTATACCCATCTGGGGATGAGAGCAGGCAATTAAATAGTCTAATTAATGCTGCTCCTATTGTCTGCTGCACTTTGGGGATTGTGAAATAGTGATAATAGAAAGggattgtgttttctttctgttgattcaattattttttgtagCGGAATGTGTATAACAACCATAAGCTTTAATGAAAATTTCAGATTTTGTACAATAATTTGGCGTGACAGTGCAGAATCAAACTGTCAAGCATGTGAAATGTGGAAGGTAGCAATGTTTTGCCCagataattattattttcatgataagaaaaactaaataaagATAATCAGAGGAGTTTGgttgatgggtcaaacacacacaggcctttcaaccaggagacagctgtttgtgtcccatgtgaaaccaaaagtcaactttAATTTGAACACAGTTAATGTCATATGGCATGCGTGGTGTTCCTCACACACTAACCAATGCATAATGTTATGTGACATTCTTGTTACCTTACTGTTACATAACAAACTTAAGCCCGTTATACACTGccattttgggctgtcccagaagAAAGATACCATCGTGTAGGTGGCCCCATGttgcacagtgagagaggttcaaggatgaCTGTTGTCATGCTCTTGTGATCAAAGATAGCCTGGGAGacaattctgacagtgtcagaaatttgggatgaccaaATCAATGTGTGACTACTGTTATGACCTAGGTCTACTAACCAAACAATAGAATTCCAGCATAAAATGCCGCACtggcgctaaacccaaacaaacagacggacagcagctcgccatggaggcaaaacacgctAAAGGAAATGTGTGGaattccagcaaagaggaaaacctgtGGAGTTGTGACAGCAGAAGCTCTTCCTATGATCGCAGGACAAAGCATGGCAGAGTTGCAGTTGCCAGGTAagcaacctagcagctagcaaacccacacacagacacaccacagtaTATGATGTCCACAAAACTTTAGGTTATTTAATAATATGACCCTCTATGTTGTGCTTTACAGTTGGAGAgaaccagtgcttaatttgagccggaacgtactggaacgcataccaggatcttttcagaaaatgCCCTGGTGCGTTCtggaactaatttgcatgggtctagaacttttcacatctaaaaactacatacagtattggctgatgtcactagtgttgcagggtggagTACCATAGTACTACGGTGCCTcacgtaccactactgtggaataagttcaaagtccaatcgcaagagggtgagtgtccatgcgccgtccaataacggcgtgCGCTGGTCAATAACGGCGCATGCTGGCCatctggcactcaatatgctgcagtagtggttTCTTTTCCAGAcctgtgagtatctttgaggaGTGAAAGttactatttatttctttttacttgtcggcagtgatttgttttccacagagctctacgtgcgagcattttatacaatagttttgtgcaagcaaaataaatcattcagcaggCTGTGCacgtacagatttcaaccagcagcagaaaccaaaggcgaatcctgccggttgtgggttgaacgggggtcacagacaggaatatggcGGTCAAATAGCCTACGGCGGCTCCGtagcgcaagataacggcttaccggcaacagagaagtccgactccaggtccagtagcctaatttcctctttcgttggcgtcatgactgcccagtagtacctggacaaccgagccgtggcggcacacaggtatgtgacgtgtcagaggagaaacgagccgttcacatttctctctctgtggcaggtaacggtccacaaacctcactgcactttagggactgttctctacttatgaagggactgttctttacttgtcaggggaggagggtggctggttgatttttattttatttatttattttatttcaatcccccctatgttaatcacttattgatgctgtttttgaagtatgaataagtcaataagtaatttattccactgaaatatcattgatgtattatagaaaagtgatttatctttttataaatgacaaaaggcacatctgcctcacttttgctgtggtatcctgatactactcagaaccgtgatactttcactggtatcgtaccatgggtcccaattttggtaccgtgacaacactagatgtcacaaccattctaTTCGGAGTTGCGCAGTGAAGCGGCTCGGGTGCcacttaaaaaagtgttcccccacttttggaAGTGcatcgtacagtctgcatacatcaaactttATGCCGTACCAAAGTTTATTTGATCCATGCCACATGGTAGCTTGCTCTAAACTTATAAGATTGCTTAAATCACACAGGCCGTAGGAGTCATTGGTTATTCTAAACTTAACCAGGTAGTTTAGTTGCTGCCCTGGATCAGTACTGCTGTTAGCTCTTTCAGCCCCACCTCGACCCCAGCATCAACTTGCAGGCTCTGGCTAAGGGGGGAAATATGTAAACATATCTGCAGGGTGTGATGAGGCAGGAGACTAGACGCCAAACTCTTTTATGTTCTtctgttgaaataaacatttaaatgtgaatTGTCTGACTGAACTGATGCTAGAGGGGTACCTATATCATCACAGTTTAAGCAtcaggccactgaccaagcggccagatttgatgagctgggaatGAGAACTTCTTGGTCCAGTAAATATATGGCTaaagccagcagccagttagcttagcttcgcACAATGACTGGACACGGGGGAAAACAACCCTCCAGACTCTGtcaaaaggtaacaaaatccacctaccagcagCTGTAAATCTCAATATACAACACATTATGTCTCATGAGTTCAATCCATACAACAactgaagtgtaaaaatgtAGGTTTGGGCTTAACTGAGAGTTATGTGTTGGACTATTTCTTGTTCAGGAGAAGTAACCTCCTGCAGTCTTGTCATCACCGTCAGGTTGCCAAGCAACCAGCGTGGACTGTTAATGGTAATTGTTATATTATTAGATTACTATAACTGATACATTACCATGTAAATTAAACGTTGTAGCTGTTTGAAATTGCACTAATAATGGTGCATTAGTTACCTGTCAATGTGCTGATGCCGTACACCCCTCCATTGTAGACTGTGAAGTTCTGCGGCTGTGTATGTTCCCAGAGGATCTGGACGTAACCTACAACATGGTAAAAGCCGCATCTCCCTGTAGCTGCCCATATGCAGTAAAATAGCACAGTCACAGAGGAATAACATTTCTTACAGTCCAATATGAGCCCTCTGAACATCCTCCCAACATGCTTGGCAGCTGTTGTGATTTTCACCCACATGGAAAAGTCTTGGCTTTCAGAGTTGTGAGTGTCCTCACCGGAGCTACCCTGTTGTGCGGAATGTGTTCCCCTGAAAAACAGACTAGTCTTAGGCATTGGCAGGAAAAAGGAGGTTATCAGTGCTACAGAGACAGAGGTGAGAGACACAACAGCTAAGCAATACAAGGACACCCCAAAAGACACCAGCAGTTGACTCAGCAGAGCGCCCACAGCGTAGCCCAGTAGCATGGCCCCTCTGACATAACTGGTCACTCTCTGATAGTAGCTGGGCTGCACCACGCTGTAAATGTAGGAGAAATAGGCCACGTCTGCTGCCAGGGCAATGCTGAAGCTGAAGAAGGCCAACTGAGCTGATCGGACCCCCGAGCCAAATAGTATCAGCAGAAACGCTGTGACATAGCTGAACCCCTGGAGGATGATTACAGGCTTGTACCTGAGGAAGTCTGTCACCAGCAGGACTGGGACAAGGAGAACCAAACTGGAGTAAGACCACACAGGAAATACCTGTCTGGTCACCTGGAGGAAGGCAAACAGAGACCCAGTTATTTTTTAGAAAATTATTCCTAACTGCTGATTGCAAGAGAAACCTCGAAATACGATGACAGCAGCACACCAGATGCAGTTCCAACCTCTGTTATCAATGAAAAATGACTTCTGCATGTACATGACGGAACAGGAAGCAGCAGGAATGAAGCTCATAATGTGACAAGTTGATGAATTTTAATattatgcaaataaacacaatgGCTGCAGCTTGAATGTTAGGTCCCTTAAAGCAAAAATATGGTTCTTAAGTTGCTGTTcccattaaattattttttttttgtgtttcacttTGGCCTTGACTGAAATAATATTCAAAGATGGATTTTTTATGGCAGTGGCATGACAATGAGCTGCTGAGTAACAAATCAGTGTGTGTGGATGACAGCATGTGTTGCTAGTGTTCCAAATATGTACTTTTGAAGTGCTCTGAAATCTTTTATTTTCTGGCTTAAGGGGAGACACTAGGggaaaacattgttttgttttatgttggtCAATGTTGTGACTAatggaaagaaaatgtaaaaaaaataaaataaataaaaagcagatTTAGGTGTTTATTTAGGTCAGATTTTTGTTCTGGacattgtttattaaaaaaaatatttttggtctAATAATGTATGGTACATtacaatatacatatttttggGGGGGCATTTTTTCAGAATGTTTTTTACTTGCAGACACCAAACTTTTCAATTTTATTCCTGTCTTTATTCTGAAGGTTATTCCAGAGGGGTTTGTTCATATATCATTCATAGCCTGATTTGTAAACATTTTATCCCTAAAAACATggtcaaaatgtgtttgttaaatgctgttaacattattttctgatttacagtgtagtaaaaagagaaaaaaaattgatatgACTATAAGAATTTTGGACCTGGCTTTAGCCAATATTCAGATTTCTGCTCtggaaatgtatgtatgtagcatttgcatatttaaacatgtcatttaagaaaacatacaaaGTAATAttgaatgtgaaaaaaatcttttttttcttaatgtaatCATTTGATATATTTTAGATAAACGTTTTACACTAATCACCTCTACCAAACCCTGCAGTATGAAATATTATGGTTGGCATTTGCTCTGCCATTCAATGTATTTATGTTCAGTTATTACCTCTGTGCATAGTAATTTTTATTGAAAGTTGCAGACTCCACCTTTCCTGTACATCTTTAAACCTTGAGTGAATCCCAAGGATTACAACtttaaatatatgatattatAATTATCTGTCCCTAAATAAACCCAAGTTTATTTGGGGGTTACTTTATTCAGGTTTGCCCTTACCAATCAGTATAGGTAGCTGAACATTTTCTGAGGATTAAATGCACAAATAGAGATGCATTGGTGCCGTCTAAACATATAtaaatttgagagaaaaaacTTACAATTAGGAGAGAATCAATATATTCTGTAACAACAGATATATATCAGCTAAGAAGTAGTCTCCCCTGAAACACTACAATAActctgaacatttttttttagtcacTCTAGTATCAAATTTATTTTGTTGGTATAGTTGGAACAGGAAATTGAATTTGTGGGGTCTGCACTTTGTTCACAAACTTTGTTAATTTCTTCAACTTCATATGGATCTCAAAAGCCACTCAGGACCACAAGTTGAAAAGGTAATTTGCATCATACACAGTTGAGCATGAAATGAGTACACCTTGAGTGTACCTGCCATAATCTGTGTGAACAAAGTGGCTCCCATCCTGCCTTGTGCTGTGCATCACAAAGTGATTGTCATTGCAGAGGTGTGAAGGACCCCATTTAGTTTCTTCCTAATGCCGCCATGTGAGGCGTGATACTGCAGAGCCTCTCCTGTTCTCGTCCGTCTGGACTGAAAGCTTTGAATTCTCTCGTGCAAACAGGACAACTCTGCTGATGTTAGTCTAGTTTGTGTTGACATCAGTTTGCTGCAGCTCTACATTATTCTTTCATGTACAGTGTGGAGAGAAAATAACATGTTGGTGAATAATGAAATGGCATGATAAATATTACAATAAGAATCCTTCCTAGAAGATGCAGTGTTAAATGATTAACACTGATTGCTGTACTTCAAACGGGCATCCTAACAACCTCATGTATTTTACATATTTGCCCTTTGTAACAATAGAATAATGGTAGCAATGTTGGTTAGTCACTTAGTCTTCTGTTTGTCTGATCcagataaatatatatatatatataatatataggaCTGGCTTGATTGCTGTGAAAATTTTACCAGAGAATTTGTGGTCGCAAAAGAAGAGATCCTACTTATTTTAATGAACCTCTGAATGTTTTAGTGCCACCATTGGGTCAAACTTTCCTCTTGACTGAACATTTTTTGTAAAAATTGTATCTTGTAATAAATTGCAAATGTAATAGCAAAAAGAAGTAATGAATGGAGATGCAATTGCTGTGGGCATTCATagtccccagaggataaatGACATACTTTATTGCCTCCCTCAGTGCCAAATTTACAATTTCAACCCATTAAGAGTAAGGCTGATGGGCTCTACAAATTTGTCTGAATATGCATGTGAACACCTCTGTGGTTTTACACCATAGCCTGTGTATAATGATGGCAAAACTCTTCAAAGTGCCTTCTTGTTGGCTTGcagcagtataggtcataaagccCACATTTTCCACGTTAGCGGGTGGGGCATGGGCCAAATCAAAATTttaaagtacacgtcaaatatgTAAGCATCATGTAACCATGGAGCTCATGCACACCACTCCCAAATTGCGTAATTCTATTTTGATCATCAAACAAGGTGATTGCTAGATTGTAGTTCTACtcccacaaaaaaaatgttcagttaGTATATATAAGTATACCACCCCACCCTCTTGGCTTATGAGGACTGTTTTGCTCTTTACACAATGTCAGTTGCTCTAAGCATCAAATATTGCCACGGATAaagttagctgaaagcctggTGAGTCTCACAGAAAGATGCCAGAGGGTGCCTTTGGCATCGGTTTCAGATACAGAGTGGCGTGACAAAGCGCCAGTGCTGGACAACCTGGGAATGTGAATGGGCTGagtgaacactgcagtcactGGGGGGCTGTTAATGCCTTAGAGTTATATTTGTTTTACTATtgtgcttttgatttttttccctcacgggtctaaaaaaaggacaaaaagatGACATGCCAGTCtacatgtaaacaaaaaaagcacagcCATCTGGAAAACACTGTAGTAATAAAGAGAGTTCTTGTATATCACAATGGCATGGATTAATGGTATGCTGACTATGTATATATTTACttacatgttacatttgcaaCCAATAAAACATAATTTGAAAGGTATTACATTAAAGCAACTAGTAACTGTAGTTCTGAGTGAACTTGGACAAATGTACCATGAAACCAAACATCCACCATTGTTATTCATACTTTATATTCATAACTTTGTCTACATGCATTTACATTATTCATGTTATGTATATTAAACAAAAACTGAGGAAATCTAATAACCTACTGCTTCCATCACTGTACAGCAGTCACATATCTCATTTCATAGCTCAGTGGCCTCACCTGCTCCGTGGTGAGATTCTTGTAAGTTCCCGTGAGGAACTCTGTCATGAAGGGCTCTATAGGCCTCATCATGGAGCAGAAACCATAGATGCAGAGCAGCACAGTGGGGCCCACCCAACCGGGCATATAATGGCCTCCCCAACAAGGCCTGTTGCCACACTCCCCGCTCCAGCAAAAGCCCATCGTACCTCTCCGGCTCCCTGGGGATGTCTCGCTGTGTCCGGTGAGAGCGCAGTCTAATTCAGGCAGTTTAATCTGTTGAGATATGGAAGCCCCAGATAAGGCCAAGGTGAGACTGACTGTGAACACCGAGTCACCTGCTTTGCCATTGTTGTTTCTCTCCTCTGAAGTTTTCCTGGCGACGgccagacagaaaaaaaagtgaggcTGTGAGTGAAGATACATTAAGATGAAATATGAGGTGGTGAGCCCCTGGGGCTCCAGCAGGTTATAATAAATACTGTCTCCGCCTCTGTCTTTATACAAAACACCCTCATTCCTGCAGATATTGGGGAAGGGGTTGAAGTCAAGCAGAGGAatatgtatgagtgtgtgtctcGGTGCTGGTGTacacaccaccatgctgccccacacacactgtgtgtacaCGCTGTCTGCCTGTTTAGCATCTGCCACCATTAGCCAGCGGAGTCCAAAACAATATGAGTGATGCACATAATGTTTCATCACTGAAATAATagataataaaaaacataatgtcaCAAAATACTCAATGCACTTTCTTCAGGCTGCTCAATAAAGAATAAGAGTTATGTTTAGGCTTGGACACATCCACAAATATCACTCAGCTCTAAATTAAATTTACCCAATTTCCCAGAGTAGCTCGTCTGGCGTGATGATCCTAATGTTCAGTGTTTTGTCTCGTCGTAAGTAACAAGTTCATAACTTTAAGGTCAGTTGTGGAGTTTCCGTGGTGGCTTGGCAGTGAATTCCTTATACTTAGGGAAAGAAATAAGCAAGGCAATCATTCCCGAGATGAGAATTATTGTAGTCTGTAATTTAAAATATCCAACGGCGAATTATGACTCACCAGTGGGGTGTCAACAGAAAGCTCTGCCTCAGCTCAAACTGTCAGCCTG is a window encoding:
- the LOC125896172 gene encoding thiamine transporter 2-like — translated: MVVCTPAPRHTLIHIPLLDFNPFPNICRNEGVLYKDRGGDSIYYNLLEPQGLTTSYFILMYLHSQPHFFFCLAVARKTSEERNNNGKAGDSVFTVSLTLALSGASISQQIKLPELDCALTGHSETSPGSRRGTMGFCWSGECGNRPCWGGHYMPGWVGPTVLLCIYGFCSMMRPIEPFMTEFLTGTYKNLTTEQVTRQVFPVWSYSSLVLLVPVLLVTDFLRYKPVIILQGFSYVTAFLLILFGSGVRSAQLAFFSFSIALAADVAYFSYIYSVVQPSYYQRVTSYVRGAMLLGYAVGALLSQLLVSFGVSLYCLAVVSLTSVSVALITSFFLPMPKTSLFFRGTHSAQQGSSGEDTHNSESQDFSMWVKITTAAKHVGRMFRGLILDCYVQILWEHTQPQNFTVYNGGVYGISTLTGAAATIVVGHVSLDWSVWGELVLGGLTFVIAGAIILMDLTDDIWISYACFFLFKTVYMPLSTVCTFQIAKTLKMERYALVFGVNSFVSTILQSVLAAIIINTLQVTITLQFIVYTSYFAAISLLFTVRGMYTLLDIKRPVENNQAERATNLPEPTRL